The sequence ACCTCTATTATGTAACCTTTTACTGGGTTCATTTCACAGAGATCTAAGCTGGAATCAACTGAGTGGATCCATACCTTCACATAGACTATCTCACAATATGACAACAATGTATGCAAATGGCCCAAGTAAACTTGTAACTTGTctgtccaaaaataaaacttgtAACTTGTTCTATTTATACTTCTTGCTGCATCAGCATGTTAACTTTAAATGAATGttacacaaaaaaattattacatATCACCGTCTGTGTTTAATCTGAGTAATTTATAAACTTTTCCTGTTTAATTTCGTTATTTATTGCAGCGATCTGTCAGATAACCAGCTTAATGGATCTATTCCTGAGAGTTTCTCTGATCTTCCTTCACTTCAGAAATTGTGAGAATCTCCTAACTTCCCTAAATCTGCATTTCGTATAATATTGCACTTCTATGCAGACTGGATCTGATTTCtgtaatgacttgtattacagGTCACTCGAGAATAATTTGTTGACTGGTTCTGTCCCTGCTATATGGTGGAATGTATCTTTTAGTACAAAAGCGAGACTTAAACTGTAAATTCCTTTACGAAAAAAGTAGCATTAACATTTAGTGTTTGAGGACCTTAATGATTTAGTGTAAATTTTTAGATTGAGCTTATTTAGAAGTTTGATGAATTTTGCAGTGATCTCCGGAACAATTCACTGTCGAACATATCGGGAGAGCTAAATCCTCCAGCAAACGTCACCTTGAGGTATGTTTCCAATGCAATGGCTTCAATCAGATCCCTATTTTCAGAGTTGTTTCTTATATATTGTTCTGGATTTATTAGAGAAGatagaacaaaaaagaactcTGCATTGTTAAGGATGTTATTATAGCTGGACATCTTATTTTTCTCAGTGCAGTTAAAAATGGAGACTTTTACAGATACACAAATTGATTAAATAGTTTCATGGAAATGAGGAAATGCACAAAATAATTGCATGCAAATTAAGAGTGGCATGAATGGTACAATTTCAATTAGGAGAGACATGTtaccaaattttaaaaagcaacACACATTGTTCTATAGTTGTATTCTCAACACAGGTGGATATAGCTAGGATTCCTTGgagcttttttgttttctcttctttcatttCCCTTATCCAATGGCATATATTGGGAATTTTATGCTTGCTTTCATGTTATGGAGTGGTTAACTTGCCCATAAATTATGTcttgtatttaaaattattagcAAAATATACCTTGTTTTACTTCTAGAACTTCAAATTCTCACTTATAGCAGCTTTTCTCAGGCTTGAAGGAAATCCTATTTGCAAGAATGCAAGCATACAAAATGTAGGCCAGTTCTGTCGATCCGAAGCTGGAGGAGATGGAATCCCTGATAgttcaacaaattcaactCAAAAAATGACCTGCCCTAGTCAAGCATGCCCAATAGATAATTTCTACGAATATGTCCCATCTTCCCCAGTGCCATGCTTTTGTGCATCACCTATAATAGTTGAATTTCGTCTGAAAAGCCCtagtttttcttattttactcTATATATTCAGAAGTTTGAAATATACTTCACTAGATCTCTCGACTTGAGCCTTTATCAATTATCAATTGATTCATTTGTCTGGCAAGAAGGACCTCGTCTACGGATGCATTTGAAGCTTTTCCCTATGTTCATTAATCCCCACTCAAATACATTCAACTCCAGTGAGGTTGATCGAATTAGAAGAATTTTAACATCGTGGGAAATTCCTCTAACTGATTTCTTTGGACCTTATGAGCTTCTCAACTTCACTCTGCTGGGACCTTATTCAAATAGTATGTACTTTAGCCTGGACATCTTCGTTTCAAGTCATTTTGGtctaatttatgaaattatgcTGCATTTTTCTATTTGCTCATCTACCAGCACCAGCCTATGAGTATATTGGTCAATGTTCCTCCTGCATGTCATAACTCTtctgtttcttaattttactTTGGAATCAGGTTTAGTGCAGGTTTCTTGTTCTTAATTTCATTCTGCATCATGGTAACTTCACTGATATTGTTGTTATAGTGATCGTTGGGCCACGAAGGATGGGCATCAGGAAGGGAATTTTGGCAGCTATTATAACAGGGGCAGTTGCATCGTTTGTCATTCTTTCTGCAACTGTCGTGCTTCTGATCACAAGATGCTCGAGACACCGGGACAGACCACCTTCTAGGAGACATTCATGTAAGTCCTGAATACTTGGAGATACCATCAGGTTGATTATCAATTTATCATCCTAGAAAGTGGTATAAGTTCTTATCACTCTTTGCAGCCTCGAAGATTACAATGAAAATTGATGGCGTAAAGGTGTTCACTTTCAAAGAAATGACACTAGCTACCAGGAATTTTGatagttcaactcaacttggACGAGGAGGTTATGGGAAAGTTTACAGAGGTATTTTATCTGATGACACAATTGTAGCCATAAAGCGTGCGGAAGAAGGATCCTTGCAGGGTAAAAAAGAATTCTTGACTGAGATAGAACTGTTATCGAGATTATATCACCGAAACTTGGTCTCTTTGGTGGGATATTGTGATGAAGAAGGGGAGCAGGTATGAGGTTTGCAGTCTTGGGAAATTAGTCATTGCTTCCAAGTTGCAACTGGTTTTTTTGTGCAGATGCTGGTTGAGTGCTTCAATGTATTAGAATCAAATGAATGTAAATATCATTAATCAAATTATGTTCTTGGTGCTTGTGCAGATGCTGGTTTATGAGTTCATGCCCAATGGTACCTTAAGGGACTGGCTTTGTGGTATGAAATTTCCAACATTCCCAGTTTCTTAAATGGCTCCTTCTATTCATTCATGCCTCTTTGGTTATTTCCATTGTTCTTCTCATCATTCCCCATTTTGGGATAAGATTTCTTTCTGCAGCTTGAGTTTCATCTAGCTAATTCTGCATTGAAATTTCTTCTTAAATTCTGTACTTGCTGTGATATGACAGTTAAGGCCAAGGGAAGCCTGAGCTTTGGTATGAGGTTACAGATTGCATTGGGTTCAGCTAAAGGCATTCTTTATCTCCATAATGAGGCAAATCCTCCCATATTCCACCGAGACATTAAAGCCACCAACATACTTCTGGACTCCAACCTTATTGCTAAAGTAGCCGATTTCGGACTCTCACGGCTTGCTCCTCTACAGGATGATGAAGGGACCGGACCTTCATATGTATCTACAGCTGTGAAAGGAACACCGGTATGTTTAGATTATGCAAAGCTTGAAATGAATCAAGAATAATGTAATATCTGCTACTTTCAAATCCGTTGTGAGAAATTGAGAACCAAGAAGTATGCTTTGTTCCATAactcttttgttttggaacCAATCATACGTGCAGGGTTACCTGGATCCAGAGTACTTTTTGACGAGTAAGTTGACTGACAAAAGCGATGTCTATAGCCTTGGGATTGTGTTTCTGGAGCTCTTGACTAGTGCGCTGCCAATATCACATGGCAAAAACATTGTTCGTGAGGTAACACATTAAAACACCACTGCTCTTTCTGTGATCCATCTGcatataccaaaaaaaaatattcatgaaaaatatatatatttatttgtcaGGTGAATCTAGCTCATCAGGCCGGGTTGATGTTCTCCATTATAGACAGCCGAATGGGATCCTATCCGTCGGAATGTGTAGAGAGGTTCCTAGCTCTGGCCCTTAGATGTTGTTGTGAGAAGCAAGATAAGCGGCCAGCAATGCTGGAAGTGGTGAGGGAGCTtgaaaacataatcaaaatcaTGCCGGCAGCTGACACCGTATTTTCACCATCTGCTGCCTCATACAGTGACCAATCACCAACCTCATCATCCTACTTGACTAGAGACACATCCTATGTGTCCTCCAGTGTTATATGAAGTGATCTTTCCAGTGGTGTTGTCCCAACCATCGCGCCTCGATGATGAAAAAATATCCTCACATGTTAGTCACGTGACGCTGTATATATTCGTGTTGTATGAAAAGAAGTTATCCTTGATGAGAATCTGGGGGTTTCTTTGAACCATTTTCTCCGTTTTCCCGATTACAGACAGAAAAATAACATCTTGTAGCTGAGTTTCGGATCTAAAATGTAATTTTGTCTCTGTTTTTTTGGCTATCTAGAGAATGAAAATGTCAGTAATAATGAGTAGTGTAGTGTATGTACATAAATTAGCATTTGAGATGTTGTTGTTGTAGTGTAACAAAAGAATGATGGTCATTTTACTGCATACTGAATTTTGAGTTGTTGGTTGTTACTAACAGTAATTGAGGCAAAACtgctctctcttcttcatttttttttctcagttTTGGTTAGTGTATTGGACTGAACCAAACTGAACCGGGTGCAAAACATCCTTAATATTTCTGATTGCAAAAAAAGTTCCCAAAATCTCTactctttataaaaaaatggtGATTTCCCCGCtccaattttaaaaatgcaCACAACAATTTTCCTTCACAACAATGCAATAGTGACATCATaagtcattttctttttttaatttcttcaattaacccttctcttttctttttcttttttttttcagagtCGCTGGTTTTAGACAAAAACAACGTGCTGCTGAGCGCTGACCAgcaatattaaattaaagtcccaccaaatttctttttgctgataaaatcaaagaaatccCACCGAGGGCCAATTACCAATTGCCTCTAACTTCACTCCTACGTACGTCCAATtagaatttgatttcttttgtttt comes from Prunus dulcis chromosome 6, ALMONDv2, whole genome shotgun sequence and encodes:
- the LOC117631499 gene encoding probable LRR receptor-like serine/threonine-protein kinase At1g06840, with the protein product MNLSGSLAPELGQLSHLLILDFMWNELSGTIPKEIGNMTSLKLLLLSGNKLSGSLPDELGYLSKLNRLQVDQNYMSGPIPKSFVNLVNVKHLHMNNNSFSGQIPSELSKVPTLLHLLFDNNNLSGYLPPELSNLPNLRIIQFDNNNFRGTEIPASYGNLSRLAKISLRNCSLQGEIPDFSRIPSLSYLDLSWNQLSGSIPSHRLSHNMTTIDLSDNQLNGSIPESFSDLPSLQKLSLENNLLTGSVPAIWWNVSFSTKARLKLDLRNNSLSNISGELNPPANVTLRLEGNPICKNASIQNVGQFCRSEAGGDGIPDSSTNSTQKMTCPSQACPIDNFYEYVPSSPVPCFCASPIIVEFRLKSPSFSYFTLYIQKFEIYFTRSLDLSLYQLSIDSFVWQEGPRLRMHLKLFPMFINPHSNTFNSSEVDRIRRILTSWEIPLTDFFGPYELLNFTLLGPYSNMIVGPRRMGIRKGILAAIITGAVASFVILSATVVLLITRCSRHRDRPPSRRHSSSKITMKIDGVKVFTFKEMTLATRNFDSSTQLGRGGYGKVYRGILSDDTIVAIKRAEEGSLQGKKEFLTEIELLSRLYHRNLVSLVGYCDEEGEQMLVYEFMPNGTLRDWLCVKAKGSLSFGMRLQIALGSAKGILYLHNEANPPIFHRDIKATNILLDSNLIAKVADFGLSRLAPLQDDEGTGPSYVSTAVKGTPGYLDPEYFLTSKLTDKSDVYSLGIVFLELLTSALPISHGKNIVREVNLAHQAGLMFSIIDSRMGSYPSECVERFLALALRCCCEKQDKRPAMLEVVRELENIIKIMPAADTVFSPSAASYSDQSPTSSSYLTRDTSYVSSSVI